A stretch of Arachis hypogaea cultivar Tifrunner chromosome 15, arahy.Tifrunner.gnm2.J5K5, whole genome shotgun sequence DNA encodes these proteins:
- the LOC140179137 gene encoding uncharacterized protein, which translates to MRRANGRYILKNGVQLDIRHVVPYNRNLLVKYDAHLNVELCNRSRSVKYLFKYINKGPNHATVVISNEQNSASTSEIRIEEHDEIKAYLDCRYISVSETAWRIYQFDMFYREPSVERLSFHLPYQQPIYFQGHMSLDNIMSRSRIEATMVTEWMKVNCEDIEARQLTYSEFPMKYVWNKKEKLSTRKRRPRCLG; encoded by the coding sequence ATGAGGAGAGCTAATGGCAGATATATATTGAAGAATGGTGTCCAACTTGACATTCGTCATGTTGTTCCATATAACAGGAATCTTTTGGTCAAGTACGACGCCCATCTTAATGTTGAGCTTTGTAACCGATCTAGATCGgtcaaatatttattcaaatatatcAATAAAGGACCTAATCATGCTACTGTAGTTATCTCAAATGAACAAAATTCTGCCTCCACATCTGAAATTAGAATTGAGGAACATGAtgagataaaggcatacttggaTTGTAGATATATTTCTGTTTCCGAAACTGCTTGGAGAATTTACCAATTTGATATGTTTTATCGAGAACCATCTGTAGAGCGTTTATCATTCCACCTTCCTTATCAACAACCAATTTATTTCCAAGGGCATATGTCACTTGACAACATTATGAGTCGTTCAAGAATTGAGGCAACAATGGTTACTGAGTGGATGAAAGTGAATTGTGAGGACATTGAGGCCAGACAACTAACATACTCTGAATTCCCTATGAAGTATGTTTGGAATAAGAAGGAAAAGTTGTCGACAAGAAAACGTAGACCTAGATGtcttggatga
- the LOC114925329 gene encoding uncharacterized protein: protein MCDWANRIEYSLWTQHCDEGRRFGHMTTNISECVNSILKGVRNLPVCSLVKATYGRLAELFVRKGREAEAQMGTGQQFSQHLVKCIEANLKTARCFMVTVYDRDNSEFTVAETTSTGSFSLGSYRVSLASHTCDYGYFQALHFPCPHALACCAYSRLTWEPYVHQVYRLSSVFSVYQMGFTPPIPEGFWPPYDGPTVIPDPNKRRAREGRPRSTRIRTNMDEADPNRPKRCGLCRQPSHTRRSCPQLGGAEHTRGHD from the coding sequence atgtgtgacTGGGCGAACCGGATTGAGTATTCGTTGTGGACACAGCATTGTGATGAGGGGCGTAGATTCGGACACATGACGACAAATATATCTGAGTGTGTGAACTCGATCCTCAAGGGTGTCAGAAACCTTCCTGTGTGCTCGCTAGTGAAGGCAACATACGGAAGGTTGGCCGAATTATTTGTTCGCAAAGGGAGAGAGGCTGAGGCACAGATGGGAACCGGACAACAATTTAGTCAGCACTTGGTGAAGTGTatagaggccaacttgaagacggctAGGTGCTTCATGGTTACTGTGTACGACAgggataactccgagttcaccgtCGCAGAGACAACTTCGACTGGTTCTTTCTCACTGGGTAGCTACAGAGTCTCGCTTGCATCTCACACATGTGACTACGGATACTTCCAGgcacttcatttcccgtgtcCCCACGCACTGGCATGCTGTGCCTACTCACGGCTTACATGGGAGCCTTACGTCCACCAGGTGTATCGTCTTAGTTCAGTCTTCAGTGTGTATCAGATGGgtttcacacctcccattccagagggtttctggccaccataTGACGGGCCGACTGTCATCCCTGACCCCAATAagaggcgtgcgagagagggtcgTCCCAGGTCCACTCGGATACGGACCaatatggacgaggcagatccgaaCCGGCCAAAGAGATGTGGGCTTTGTCGGCAGCCCAGCCACACACGTCGAAGTTGCCCACAGCTCGGAGGAGCAGAGCACACACGGGGACATGATTAG
- the LOC112749756 gene encoding uncharacterized protein has translation MAMATTNPFSLSSSKSHFPAPFSSSPSRNRKHPFLLCHRHYTNSLRLCYYPRSSSRRRVACKAAQVSVAEESSSSGGENWVPVVPLGALPKGERRVIIQDGETILLLWYKDEVFAIENRSPAEGAYSEGLLNAKLTQDGCIVCPTTDSTFDLRTGEIKEWYPKNPVLRVLTPALRSLFVYPVKTDEQNIYISMRGGVTSDASAEIVFSGKAQPGLTASDVNVDEVRMVVDEDSEGFGFTGKNELINGKAAVIGFLLLLDFELLTGKGLLKGTGFLDFIYSVSNALN, from the exons ATGGCCATGGCCACCACCAatcctttctccctctcttcctccaAATCCCACTTTCCCGctcctttctcttcttctccttctcgcAACCGCAAACACCCCTTTCTTCTCTGCCACCGCCATTACACCAACTCTCTTCGGCTCTGCTACTACCCTAGGTCTTCTTCTCGCCGACGAGTGGCGTGCAAGGCCGCCCAGGTTTCCGTCGCGGAGGAGTCGTCGTCGTCGGGAGGGGAGAATTGGGTGCCGGTGGTGCCGCTGGGGGCGCTGCCGAAGGGGGAGCGGCGCGTGATAATACAGGATGGAGAGACGATTCTGCTGCTTTGGTACAAAGATGAGGTCTTTGCAATCGAGAATCGTTCTCCTGCTGAAGGCGCTTACAGCGAGGGTTTGCTCAATGCCAAGCTCACGCAG GATGGATGCATAGTTTGCCCAACAACTGATAGCACATTTGATCTAAGAACAGGAGAAATCAAGGAATGGTATCCCAAAAATCCTGTTCTGAGAGTTCTCACGCCTGCTCTCAGGTCACTCTTTGTGTATCCTGTGAAAACAGATGAACAGAATATATATATCAGCATGAGAGGAGGTGTGACATCTGACGCCTCGGCCGAAATTGTCTTCAGTGGGAAGGCTCAACCCGGTTTAACAGCGAGTGATGTCAATGTCGACGAG GTTAGAATGGTTGTTGACGAGGATTCAGAGGGATTTGGTTTTACTGGTAAAAATGAATTGATAAATGGGAAAGCAGCTGTTATTGGCTTCCttttgttgttggattttgagCTATTAACAGGTAAGGGTCTTTTGAAGGGAACAGGCTTCTTGGACTTCATATATTCAGTATCTAATGCTCTCAACTAG